The nucleotide window CCTTAATTTCTATATACATCTTTAGGGATTTAATTTGCCTCAGGCCTAAGGAGTACATCTTCAGAATataaaaaaagcagaattttatTTACACAATTCAGGGGCTCTTGTGTTGGCTGGGGGGCAAGGGGAGGGTTAGGATGGGTGGGAGTCCGGAGGTGAGATGCCCACTGGCTTCCTCTCCCTTGCGTTTCACCTTTCCCTATTAGCCTCTTTGTCAGTCATTCTGTCTGTTAGGCAGAAAGAATCCATGATGGTCCCATTCATTACAGGTTCCTCTTTAGAGGAGTCTCTGCCTAGCATCCCACAGCAGACACCCAAGTGAAGCATGCTGCACCGAGTCGTCCAGTTCCCTCATCATCATGCACCAAAACCCAAAACCGTGCCTCGGAGGTACTGCCCCCCGCTGGAGCCTCCTTACATTGAGTTCTCCCCCTCCAGATGTAGCAGGGCTATGTCAGGCAGGTCGTGAGCATCCAGGAGTGGCCCGTCCCCCTTCAGCAGACAAGCACAGGGGTTCTCCGGGCTCTCACAGCGATTGGTGGGTGTGGCCGGGCCCGgcacctccttcccttcctcctcaggATCCAGCGAGCCGCAGCCCCACTCCTTTGGAAGGGGGGTGTCAGGAACTCCCGGCGAGCCCCGGTCGCTTCCTTCGAGGCCACTGACCGCGCCCAGGCCCTGGCGGGGCGCGGTGGTCATGATCTGGCACATGGAGACTATGGCCCGCTGGTTGGCGCACACGTCGTCCGAAAGCACCTGGATGTGCGAGGCCTGTTCGTCCAGGGCCCCCCGCATGGCCCTCACGTCCTCGAACAGGGCCTGCAGCTGGGCCTTCAGGTGTTCCATCAGGTCCTTCATGCCGCCGTTGTATTCGCTCGAGATCACGTCCCCCACCGCGGGCACAGCGGACACCTCCAGGGGGCCCGGGAGGTCACCGTCCTTGGTCAGGATCTCCAGCGGTCCGTCCTCCATTGACTCGGCGGCAGCGTCGGTGGCTGCAGCAGCGGGTCCGGCCCAGCCCCCTGGGCTGGGGGGAGCGAGGGGAGCAGGGGCTCCCGCTGGTGGAGAGGAGTCGGGGGTCTCAGTGGGGCGGCGGGGAGCGTACCTGGGACGTGGGGGATCTCGGGCTCGGCTCCCGGCAACTCTAACAGATGCACCGGCCCAGTGCCAGGAGCCGCGGACACAAAGTCCACACCTGGCCTCACAGGAAGGTGCCCGGCAGCGCTGGGGCTGGAGCCGAGGCTCTGGGTCCAAGGGCTACCTCCCAGCCGCCATTAACTAGCAGCACCGGCTGTAGAGAGGCGGAGAGGGGCGGGTCTCCCAGCCGCGCCTCAGATGCTCCTCTGTTTCCAAGGCGACGCACGGCACGTAGATGACGTGAGTCTCCATGGCAACTAGGAAAGGAGGactggggagagagaagagaaaaaaagagagagagagagagaacgagagatgggagggaggcgGGGATATACCCAAGATGATGGTGGAGGACCGCAATCTGCCCCCAGAGCCAAGGTTTAGgtctggggaggggaggagttgTACCTGTTCCTCTGGCTTAGGAGTTGGAAAGAAAGTGGATGAACAAAATTAATGTGCATTAGGAGGGAGTGAGACTGCAGTTTGCAGCATAAACCCCCACAGCAACAGAGCTGTGATTCCCCTTGAGAATgaggatggatggagagagagatggaagggagggggggaaggagagaggaagggagagattccCTGGATGCCCTGAAACTTATGGAAAAACAgacacacattcatatatattgGTTCCCCTTGAGAATCGCCCTGAGCCAGGTTCTGCCCCCCTCAGATTGAATAATTAGAGCCAGATCCCACTCCACTCTCCTCTCTTTAAGTCCCTACAGAGTTCTGGAGCCCCCAAAGTACTCTATGGATGGGAGCACCTCTTCCAAAAAAGAAGAGGATACTGTTGTCTCTCCCACACTGTTGTAAGCATAGAACCTGAGAATGGTTAAGTACATATCCTAGATATGTAGCTGCAAACCTGCAATCCAGTCTTTCCACAACACCTAGCAAAGTATTTTGTCCATATTAGGCACTTCATGTGTTCTTTGAGGGCATCTAGGCAGCCTGAAGTCAGCAGACTCATCATCCTAAAatcaaatctgggctcaaacctttactagctgtatgcccttgggcaaatcacttaatactgtttgcctcagtttcctcatctgtaaaattaactggggaaggaaatggtaaaattgCTCCTGtttctgctaagaaaacctcaaatgaggtcacaaagagttgggcataactgaaaatgactgaacaacaacaaatgttctTTCCTTGTCTTTTCCGATccatgggaaagaaagaaaactagaaataataCAGCCTGTACTTCAGATAGAGGCAGC belongs to Gracilinanus agilis isolate LMUSP501 chromosome 5, AgileGrace, whole genome shotgun sequence and includes:
- the CCDC184 gene encoding coiled-coil domain-containing protein 184; translation: MEDGPLEILTKDGDLPGPLEVSAVPAVGDVISSEYNGGMKDLMEHLKAQLQALFEDVRAMRGALDEQASHIQVLSDDVCANQRAIVSMCQIMTTAPRQGLGAVSGLEGSDRGSPGVPDTPLPKEWGCGSLDPEEEGKEVPGPATPTNRCESPENPCACLLKGDGPLLDAHDLPDIALLHLEGENSM